In a single window of the Alphaproteobacteria bacterium LSUCC0684 genome:
- a CDS encoding PLP-dependent aminotransferase family protein, giving the protein MMRGMPSWMFELDQASGTTKQTQIREYFVKAILNRGMMPGDALPSTRQLSEHLHVSRNTVILAYQALTDSGYIEPVSRSGFIVSQDAPVSPLQEQGNSSQTTDQVTWADKFIHTPRPLNIVSKPLNWREYRYPFTYGQADLHLFSHSEWRDCARQALGMRDFGITAGDFGFNDDPLLVDYICSHSLPRRGIRVKPEQILVTMGAQNALFLLAQLLVDETRQVVIEDPFYPDLRELLKKRTPLIRRLPVDDDGIVIDDDVIAASDIVIVTPSHQCPTTATMSRERRNHLLSLAQRHDVLIIEDDYEFEMNFLQTPSPALKSLDESGHVIYVGSFSKSLFPGLRLGYLVASETLIAEARALRHLMLRHPPGQTQRTAAYFMALGHYDAQIRRLRRHFETRRQILKSALDQAPLLKETGSHFGGTSFWVRGPSWLDTRKLAEHAAKQGVLIEAGDTFFGEADPPRNYLRLAYSSIGDSEIRPGFAKLAESVEAMKAADGR; this is encoded by the coding sequence ATGATGCGCGGGATGCCCTCCTGGATGTTTGAGCTGGATCAGGCAAGCGGCACCACCAAACAGACACAGATCCGTGAATATTTTGTCAAGGCCATCCTCAATCGCGGCATGATGCCGGGGGATGCGCTGCCTTCAACGCGCCAGCTTTCCGAGCATCTCCATGTATCACGCAACACCGTCATTCTGGCGTATCAGGCGCTGACCGACAGCGGCTATATTGAACCGGTGAGCCGTTCCGGTTTCATCGTCAGTCAGGATGCCCCCGTCTCGCCCCTGCAGGAACAGGGAAATTCCAGCCAGACAACGGATCAGGTCACCTGGGCAGATAAATTCATCCATACACCCCGGCCGCTCAATATTGTCAGCAAGCCGCTCAACTGGCGTGAATACCGCTACCCGTTCACCTATGGGCAGGCGGATCTGCATCTCTTCAGCCATTCGGAATGGCGCGACTGCGCAAGACAGGCGCTCGGGATGCGGGATTTCGGCATCACCGCCGGTGATTTCGGCTTCAATGATGATCCCCTTCTGGTGGATTATATCTGCTCGCACAGCCTGCCGCGCCGCGGTATCCGGGTCAAACCCGAACAGATACTTGTCACCATGGGGGCGCAGAACGCGCTTTTTCTTCTTGCCCAGCTGCTTGTCGATGAGACCCGGCAGGTCGTGATTGAAGATCCGTTCTACCCGGATTTGAGGGAGCTGCTGAAAAAGAGAACGCCTCTTATCCGCCGTTTGCCCGTTGATGACGACGGTATCGTGATTGATGATGACGTGATTGCCGCCTCGGATATCGTCATCGTCACGCCCAGCCATCAATGCCCCACCACCGCCACCATGAGCCGGGAGCGGCGAAACCATCTGCTGAGCCTGGCCCAACGGCATGATGTGCTGATCATCGAAGATGACTACGAGTTTGAAATGAACTTCCTCCAGACGCCGTCGCCGGCGCTCAAATCACTGGATGAGAGCGGCCATGTGATCTATGTCGGCAGTTTTTCCAAATCTCTTTTTCCGGGGCTCAGGCTTGGCTATCTGGTGGCATCGGAGACGTTGATTGCCGAGGCCCGGGCCTTGCGTCACCTGATGCTGCGCCACCCGCCCGGCCAGACCCAGCGCACCGCCGCCTATTTCATGGCCCTTGGTCATTACGACGCGCAGATCCGGCGCTTGCGTCGGCATTTCGAAACCCGGCGGCAGATCCTGAAATCCGCCCTTGATCAGGCCCCGCTGCTCAAGGAAACCGGGTCACATTTCGGCGGCACCAGTTTCTGGGTCAGGGGGCCTTCCTGGCTCGATACGCGGAAACTTGCCGAACATGCGGCAAAGCAGGGCGTGCTCATCGAAGCGGGCGACACGTTTTTCGGTGAGGCCGACCCGCCACGAAACTACCTGAGGCTTGCCTATTCCTCGATCGGGGACAGCGAGATCAGGCCAGGCTTTGCGAAACTGGCCGAAAGCGTGGAGGCGATGAAAGCAGCAGACGGACGATGA
- a CDS encoding aspartate aminotransferase family protein, producing the protein MPPFETNSLEEHWMPFSGNRDFKANPRLVVKSEGMYCWDYKGGKLIDGSSGLFCCPAGHGRKEIADAVYAQMCENDYTPHFQLGHPGSFELAERVARLLPEPMNHVFFTNSGSESVDTAMKIALAYHRARGDGQRTRFVSRERAYHGVNMGGVSLAGMVKNRETFNLTLPNISMIRHTYTADQSFVRGQPETGADLADDLQRICDSYGGSTIAAVFVEPVAGSTGTLVPPVGYLDRLRKICDAHGILLIFDEVITGFGRMGTPFAAHKFGVTPDIATMAKALTNGAIPMGGVAVKDEIYETVTNAAPENAIEFFHGYTYSAHPAACAAGIATQKIYEDEGLFERANAMSDYFLDAIWTLKDHPMVQDLRGIGMMAGVEVKSNGVPGSRGQQMQKDMFWNGMHVKFTGDVGIVAPAFIAERQHIDEIVDVFRKTLDQQLNA; encoded by the coding sequence ATGCCGCCGTTTGAGACAAATTCACTCGAAGAACACTGGATGCCATTTTCCGGCAACCGTGATTTCAAGGCCAACCCGAGACTTGTTGTGAAATCCGAAGGCATGTATTGCTGGGATTACAAGGGAGGCAAGCTGATCGACGGCTCATCGGGGCTGTTCTGCTGCCCGGCCGGACATGGGCGCAAGGAAATCGCCGACGCTGTTTACGCGCAGATGTGCGAGAACGATTACACGCCGCATTTCCAGCTTGGCCACCCCGGATCCTTCGAGCTGGCCGAACGTGTCGCCCGCCTTCTGCCGGAGCCGATGAATCATGTTTTCTTCACCAATTCCGGGTCGGAATCGGTTGATACGGCCATGAAGATCGCTCTTGCCTATCACCGCGCGCGTGGTGATGGCCAGCGGACACGTTTTGTCAGTCGTGAGCGTGCGTATCACGGCGTCAACATGGGCGGGGTATCTCTTGCCGGGATGGTGAAAAACCGGGAGACCTTCAACCTTACCCTGCCGAATATCTCGATGATCCGCCACACCTATACCGCCGATCAGTCCTTTGTCCGCGGCCAGCCGGAAACAGGTGCCGATCTCGCCGATGATCTGCAGCGCATCTGCGACAGCTATGGCGGCAGCACGATTGCGGCGGTATTTGTTGAGCCGGTGGCCGGGTCCACCGGAACGCTGGTGCCGCCGGTGGGCTATCTTGATCGCCTGCGCAAGATCTGTGATGCCCATGGTATTCTGCTGATCTTTGATGAAGTGATCACCGGGTTCGGCCGGATGGGCACGCCGTTTGCGGCCCATAAGTTCGGCGTCACCCCGGATATTGCCACCATGGCGAAGGCCCTGACCAATGGCGCGATCCCCATGGGCGGCGTCGCCGTCAAGGATGAGATTTACGAGACCGTGACCAATGCCGCGCCTGAAAATGCCATTGAGTTTTTCCATGGCTATACCTATTCGGCGCATCCGGCTGCCTGCGCGGCGGGGATTGCAACCCAGAAGATCTACGAAGACGAAGGTCTTTTTGAACGCGCCAACGCGATGTCCGACTATTTCCTCGATGCGATCTGGACCCTGAAAGATCATCCCATGGTCCAGGATCTCCGGGGGATCGGCATGATGGCCGGGGTTGAGGTCAAGAGCAACGGCGTCCCGGGCAGCCGCGGCCAGCAGATGCAGAAAGACATGTTCTGGAACGGAATGCACGTCAAGTTCACCGGCGATGTCGGGATCGTGGCGCCAGCCTTCATCGCCGAACGCCAGCATATCGATGAGATTGTTGATGTCTTCCGCAAGACACTGGACCAGCAACTGAACGCCTAG
- a CDS encoding molybdopterin oxidoreductase family protein translates to MNTNPGDDVKTTTCYMCACRCGIKVYLKNGEVRYIEGNRDHPVNKGVLCGKGASGIMQHVSPARLTAPLKRVGPRGSGEFEEISWEEALRLATTWMSEVRSKDPRKLAFFTGRDQSQALTGWWASQFGTPNFAAHGGFCSVNMAAAGLYTFGGSFWEFGEPDWDLTEYFMLWGVAEDHSSNPIKKALGKLKKRGAKVVAVNPVRTGYGAIADEWLGLRPGTDGLFASALIHELMKAGRIDIDYLLRYTNVHWLVIRNPGKANDGLILRDGDNKPLAYDKNSKSFRDAQDIKIKPALHGEFKSPSGEMVVPVMSLITERFLDPKYSPENVSGDVGLPAETIKRIAAEIAEAAFDREITIKQEWTDWAGRNHKTMTGRPVSFHAMRGISAHSNGFNTCRIIHLLQILIGSIDCPGGFRYKPPYPKTIPPGIRPAGKEGQVKPNTPLPGPPLGFVTGPEDLLVDGKGAPLRIDKGYSWDAPVSAHGLMHMVINNAGLEDPYDIDLLFMYMANMGWNSSMNVGGTLDHLTAMKPGGDEYVIPKIIYSDAFYSETVPYADLILPDTTYLERWDCISMLDRPISEPDSANDAIRQPVVEPNRNVRPFQTVLLDLGHRLGLPGMTNEDGTAKYPGGYADYIVNHERSPGIGPLTGWRGKDGKSYGVGEVNPDQLQRYIENGCFHSHELPAGMRYYKHANKEYLDWAKSVGFNGSTDQIVFELYSETLQKFRLAAAGHGDIIPPETHRERIKTYFDPLPFWYPTFEGTRIEIDDYPFHAITQRPMHMYHSWGSQNAWLRQITNVNRLYMNRERGEALGLADDDWVWISSHIGRVKCQIALMDGCNPDTLWTWNAIGKRGGAWGLDKDAPEMKQAFLLNHLISELLPEREGGYRFSNSDPVTGQAAWYDLRVNITKALPEEAGTSAPYFEPFESRHAGEIPAELAYGLQFQKGGAK, encoded by the coding sequence CTGAATACAAATCCGGGCGACGACGTCAAAACCACCACCTGTTACATGTGCGCCTGCCGTTGTGGGATCAAGGTCTACCTCAAGAATGGTGAGGTCAGGTATATCGAAGGCAACCGAGATCACCCGGTCAACAAGGGGGTGCTTTGCGGCAAGGGTGCATCGGGGATCATGCAGCATGTCTCGCCGGCACGGCTGACCGCGCCGCTCAAACGTGTCGGCCCGCGGGGATCCGGCGAATTTGAGGAAATTTCATGGGAAGAGGCGCTCCGGCTTGCAACCACCTGGATGAGCGAGGTGCGGTCAAAAGACCCGAGAAAACTGGCATTCTTCACCGGCCGTGACCAGAGTCAGGCGCTGACGGGCTGGTGGGCGAGCCAGTTCGGAACCCCGAATTTTGCGGCCCATGGCGGTTTCTGTTCGGTCAATATGGCTGCCGCGGGCCTCTATACCTTTGGCGGGTCGTTCTGGGAATTTGGTGAGCCTGACTGGGACCTGACCGAATATTTCATGCTCTGGGGCGTGGCCGAGGATCATTCATCCAACCCCATCAAGAAAGCCCTGGGCAAGCTGAAAAAACGTGGCGCCAAGGTGGTTGCGGTCAATCCCGTCCGCACCGGATATGGGGCCATCGCCGATGAATGGCTTGGCCTGCGCCCCGGAACGGACGGGCTTTTTGCCTCCGCGCTTATCCATGAGCTGATGAAAGCTGGCCGCATCGATATCGACTATCTTCTGCGCTATACCAACGTGCACTGGCTGGTGATCCGGAACCCCGGCAAAGCCAATGACGGGCTTATCCTGCGTGATGGTGATAACAAACCCCTGGCCTATGATAAGAACAGCAAATCCTTCAGGGACGCTCAGGATATCAAGATAAAACCTGCCCTCCACGGGGAGTTCAAATCCCCTTCAGGCGAGATGGTGGTGCCGGTGATGTCCCTTATTACCGAGCGTTTCCTTGATCCGAAATACAGCCCTGAAAATGTCTCAGGCGATGTCGGGCTTCCCGCCGAGACGATCAAGCGCATTGCCGCGGAGATTGCCGAAGCTGCGTTCGACAGGGAAATCACCATCAAGCAGGAATGGACGGACTGGGCTGGCCGCAACCACAAGACGATGACGGGTCGGCCGGTATCCTTCCATGCCATGCGCGGCATCTCGGCCCATTCCAACGGTTTCAACACCTGCCGCATCATCCATCTCCTGCAGATACTGATAGGTTCCATCGACTGCCCCGGCGGCTTCCGTTACAAGCCGCCTTACCCCAAAACAATCCCGCCCGGCATCAGGCCTGCCGGCAAGGAAGGCCAGGTCAAGCCAAACACGCCTCTGCCCGGCCCGCCCCTTGGCTTTGTGACTGGGCCGGAAGATCTGCTGGTGGACGGGAAAGGCGCGCCCTTGCGCATTGACAAAGGGTATTCCTGGGATGCACCGGTTTCCGCCCATGGGCTGATGCATATGGTCATTAACAATGCCGGTCTGGAAGATCCGTATGATATCGATCTTCTCTTCATGTATATGGCGAATATGGGGTGGAATTCCTCCATGAATGTGGGCGGCACCCTCGATCACCTGACCGCCATGAAGCCCGGCGGGGATGAATACGTGATCCCCAAGATCATCTATTCCGATGCCTTCTATTCGGAAACGGTTCCCTACGCTGATCTTATTCTGCCTGACACAACCTATCTTGAGCGCTGGGACTGCATTTCCATGCTCGACCGTCCGATTTCGGAGCCGGATTCCGCGAATGACGCCATCCGCCAGCCGGTGGTTGAACCAAATCGCAATGTCCGCCCGTTCCAGACAGTGCTGCTTGATCTGGGCCACCGGCTTGGTCTGCCCGGCATGACGAACGAGGATGGAACGGCGAAATATCCAGGCGGATATGCTGATTACATTGTCAATCATGAACGCAGCCCGGGGATCGGGCCGCTCACGGGCTGGCGCGGCAAGGATGGCAAATCCTATGGCGTGGGTGAGGTCAATCCAGATCAGCTCCAGCGCTATATTGAAAACGGATGTTTTCACAGCCATGAGCTGCCCGCCGGTATGCGCTATTACAAACACGCCAACAAGGAATATCTGGACTGGGCCAAATCCGTAGGTTTCAACGGTTCAACAGATCAGATCGTCTTTGAACTCTACAGCGAGACATTGCAGAAATTCCGTCTTGCTGCGGCAGGGCATGGCGATATCATTCCCCCTGAAACCCATCGCGAAAGGATCAAGACCTATTTTGATCCGCTCCCCTTCTGGTACCCGACCTTTGAAGGAACCCGGATAGAAATCGATGACTATCCTTTCCATGCCATCACCCAGCGCCCCATGCATATGTACCATTCCTGGGGCTCGCAGAATGCCTGGCTCAGGCAGATCACCAACGTGAACCGTCTTTACATGAACCGGGAGCGGGGTGAGGCTCTTGGCCTTGCCGATGATGACTGGGTCTGGATCAGCAGTCATATCGGCCGCGTCAAATGCCAGATTGCGCTGATGGACGGATGCAACCCGGATACGCTCTGGACATGGAACGCCATTGGCAAACGTGGCGGGGCCTGGGGGCTTGATAAGGATGCCCCTGAAATGAAACAGGCGTTTCTGCTCAACCACCTGATCTCCGAACTTCTGCCGGAACGCGAAGGCGGATACCGTTTCAGCAACAGCGATCCGGTGACAGGGCAGGCGGCATGGTATGATCTCAGGGTGAATATCACCAAAGCTCTGCCGGAAGAAGCTGGCACATCAGCGCCGTATTTTGAGCCGTTTGAATCTCGCCACGCGGGCGAAATTCCAGCCGAACTTGCCTATGGACTTCAGTTTCAGAAGGGGGGCGCGAAATGA
- a CDS encoding 4Fe-4S dicluster domain-containing protein translates to MTTLPEKTDKKLGLVIDLDTCVGCQGCVTSCKEWNTSGYSAPLTDLDPYGKDPTGAWLNRVHGFEITDAVASRTVHFPRSCLHCEEPDCVTVCPTGASYKRAEDGIVLVNPDTCIGCKLCSWACPYGAREYDMSHGVMKKCTLCVDRIYNENLDPEDRQPACVRACPTGARHFGDLGDADSDVSKLVAERGGFNLLEEFGYKPVNKYLPPRKKRDHVTSPPVALEEVGNGTDGSMSEKFFAWADKVLSG, encoded by the coding sequence ATGACAACGCTTCCCGAGAAAACAGATAAAAAACTGGGGCTGGTCATCGATCTTGATACATGCGTCGGATGCCAGGGTTGCGTGACAAGCTGCAAGGAATGGAACACGTCGGGCTATTCGGCGCCGCTGACAGATCTGGATCCCTATGGCAAGGACCCGACCGGCGCCTGGCTCAACCGTGTCCATGGATTTGAAATCACCGATGCGGTGGCCAGCCGGACGGTTCATTTCCCGCGCTCATGTCTGCATTGCGAAGAGCCGGACTGCGTGACGGTCTGCCCGACCGGGGCAAGTTATAAACGCGCCGAAGATGGCATTGTCCTTGTCAACCCGGATACATGTATCGGCTGCAAACTCTGCTCCTGGGCCTGCCCTTATGGAGCGCGTGAATACGACATGTCCCACGGCGTGATGAAGAAATGCACCCTTTGTGTTGATCGCATCTACAATGAAAACCTTGACCCTGAAGATCGCCAGCCAGCCTGCGTGCGGGCCTGCCCGACCGGGGCGCGGCATTTCGGTGACCTCGGGGATGCCGACAGCGATGTCTCAAAGCTGGTGGCCGAACGTGGCGGGTTCAATCTGCTCGAGGAATTCGGGTATAAACCCGTCAATAAATATCTGCCGCCCCGGAAAAAACGTGATCATGTCACCTCACCGCCTGTTGCCCTGGAAGAGGTGGGCAATGGCACCGATGGCAGCATGAGCGAGAAGTTTTTTGCCTGGGCCGATAAAGTGCTGAGTGGCTGA
- a CDS encoding dimethyl sulfoxide reductase anchor subunit family protein, giving the protein MLLTALGQSFGLLEVNSAFMLVLLGISMALVTIGLFSSMTHLGHPERAWRAISQWRSSWLSREGLFALLTYIPVGLLGLSYVFEAAVEYRPLLGVASAILALITVYCTGMIYASLRTIRAWYQPLTTPIYIVLSLLSGALLLQVLLTLGGVANGEVMKLAMLLCAIALMLKLLYWKKIDEAPYDYTVQQALGFPNAVKIRQVEPAHTQANFVMREMGYKVARANSAKLRRLMVMLGFVLPFSCLLAALLLPAQVIPLMVLLLVGHVIGLMVERWLFFAEAEHVVNLYY; this is encoded by the coding sequence TTGCTGCTGACGGCCCTTGGCCAGAGCTTTGGCTTGCTGGAAGTGAATTCAGCCTTCATGCTTGTGCTTCTGGGGATTTCGATGGCGCTGGTGACCATCGGCCTTTTTTCCTCCATGACACATCTCGGCCATCCGGAAAGGGCATGGCGGGCCATCTCTCAATGGCGCAGCTCCTGGCTTTCGCGCGAAGGCCTCTTTGCGCTCTTGACCTATATCCCGGTGGGGTTGCTGGGGCTTAGCTATGTTTTTGAGGCCGCGGTTGAATACAGGCCATTGCTCGGGGTTGCGTCGGCAATTCTTGCCTTGATCACGGTCTATTGCACCGGGATGATCTACGCCAGCCTCAGAACAATCCGTGCCTGGTATCAGCCGCTGACCACCCCGATCTATATCGTGCTTTCCCTGCTTAGCGGAGCGTTGCTCCTGCAGGTTCTGCTTACCCTTGGCGGCGTAGCGAACGGTGAGGTCATGAAACTGGCCATGCTTCTTTGTGCCATCGCGCTGATGCTGAAACTCCTTTACTGGAAGAAAATCGATGAAGCGCCTTACGATTATACGGTTCAGCAGGCGCTGGGTTTTCCGAATGCGGTCAAGATCAGGCAGGTTGAACCCGCGCATACACAGGCAAATTTCGTCATGCGGGAAATGGGATACAAGGTTGCCCGGGCCAACAGCGCTAAACTGCGCCGGTTGATGGTCATGCTCGGCTTTGTGCTGCCGTTTTCATGCTTGCTTGCAGCGCTTCTTTTGCCTGCCCAGGTGATACCGCTGATGGTGCTGCTTCTTGTCGGGCATGTGATCGGGCTGATGGTTGAACGCTGGCTCTTTTTCGCCGAAGCCGAGCATGTCGTTAACCTCTACTATTGA
- a CDS encoding SDR family oxidoreductase, which translates to MRHVFITAGGSGLGLAMAKTFMADGATVAVTDMDEAALATASASLPGLLTYEADASCEEAMRDVYADLRSRWGRLDVVMANAGIAGPTAAIEDVRLEDWRRCLAVNLDGAFLATSLATPWMKSQADGVITLTSSTAGLFGYPYRSPYAAAKWGIIGLTKTLAMELGPHNIRVNAICPGSVEGDRMDRVIANEAKARGISEEDLRQGYADCASLRRFVTAEDVANMALFLASPAARNVSGMAMTVDGHTEKVTL; encoded by the coding sequence ATGCGACATGTATTCATTACGGCTGGCGGGTCTGGCCTTGGTCTTGCCATGGCAAAGACCTTCATGGCGGATGGCGCAACGGTCGCCGTAACCGATATGGATGAAGCCGCCCTTGCCACGGCCAGTGCATCCCTGCCGGGCTTGCTTACCTATGAAGCCGATGCCTCGTGCGAAGAAGCCATGCGGGATGTCTATGCCGATCTTCGTTCACGTTGGGGGCGGCTCGATGTTGTCATGGCAAATGCCGGCATCGCCGGGCCGACCGCGGCGATTGAAGATGTCCGCCTTGAGGACTGGCGGCGATGTCTTGCCGTCAACCTTGATGGCGCCTTCCTTGCCACCAGCCTTGCCACTCCATGGATGAAAAGCCAGGCTGATGGCGTCATCACCCTGACGTCATCTACCGCAGGATTGTTCGGGTATCCTTACCGTTCACCTTACGCCGCGGCAAAATGGGGCATCATCGGCCTGACAAAGACTTTGGCCATGGAGCTCGGGCCACATAATATCCGGGTCAATGCCATCTGCCCTGGGTCTGTTGAAGGTGACCGGATGGACCGGGTCATCGCCAATGAAGCGAAAGCCAGAGGCATATCTGAAGAAGACCTGCGGCAGGGTTATGCGGACTGCGCCTCGCTTCGGCGATTTGTCACCGCGGAAGACGTGGCCAATATGGCACTTTTTCTGGCTTCGCCTGCCGCGCGCAACGTTTCCGGCATGGCGATGACGGTAGACGGGCATACGGAAAAAGTGACGCTCTGA